A section of the Microbacterium forte genome encodes:
- a CDS encoding beta-ketoacyl-ACP reductase has protein sequence MSSRVVLVTGGNRGIGRAIAERFVRDGYRVAVTARSGEGPEGTLTVRADVTDAAALDAAFTEVEQQLGPVEVVVANAGITKDTLLLRMSEDDFDSVVATNLGGTFRVVKRASKGMLRARFGRVILISSVVGLYGSAGQVNYSASKSALVGFARSLTRELGGRGITANVVAPGFIETDMTAELPEETQKQYKANIPAGRFATPDEVAGVVTWLAGDDAGYISGAVIPVDGGLGMGH, from the coding sequence ATGAGTTCTCGCGTCGTCCTCGTCACCGGTGGAAACCGCGGCATCGGCCGCGCGATCGCCGAACGATTCGTCAGGGACGGCTACCGCGTCGCCGTCACGGCTCGCAGCGGCGAAGGCCCCGAGGGCACTCTCACGGTGCGTGCAGACGTCACGGATGCCGCTGCGCTCGACGCGGCCTTCACCGAGGTCGAGCAGCAGCTCGGACCCGTCGAAGTCGTCGTGGCGAATGCCGGCATCACGAAGGACACCCTGCTGCTGCGGATGAGTGAGGACGACTTCGACAGCGTGGTCGCGACGAACCTCGGCGGCACCTTCCGCGTCGTGAAGCGGGCATCGAAAGGCATGCTGCGGGCTCGATTTGGCCGAGTCATCCTCATCTCCAGCGTCGTGGGCCTCTATGGCTCGGCCGGGCAGGTGAACTATTCGGCCTCGAAGAGCGCGCTCGTCGGCTTCGCACGTTCTCTCACGCGGGAGCTCGGCGGACGCGGTATCACCGCGAACGTCGTCGCCCCCGGATTCATCGAGACCGACATGACCGCTGAGCTTCCCGAAGAGACTCAGAAGCAGTACAAGGCGAACATCCCGGCCGGGCGATTCGCGACGCCCGATGAGGTGGCAGGCGTCGTCACGTGGCTTGCAGGCGATGACGCCGGGTACATCTCGGGTGCTGTCATCCCCGTCGACGGCGGCCTCGGCATGGGGCACTGA
- a CDS encoding alpha/beta fold hydrolase, which yields MDIILIPGLWLDASSWSEVTTDLERAGHTVHPLTMPGVGLPAAESADIGIADWVDAAVAAVDAVAAPVVVVGHSGGGNVAWGVADARPDRVSRVIFVDTVPPPSGFGISEFEIVDGVVPFPGWEFFPAEDVDDLDEATRARTAPLTHSVPARVPTDEIELGPGARHRVPVTLLMGGLDQETLESELEQWGPYAEEFRAIDDAEVVRIGSGHWPQFSVPNRLAALLDAAITRR from the coding sequence ATGGACATCATCCTCATCCCCGGTCTCTGGCTCGACGCGTCCAGCTGGAGCGAAGTGACCACCGATCTCGAACGCGCAGGGCACACCGTGCATCCGCTGACCATGCCGGGCGTGGGCCTCCCGGCCGCCGAGTCCGCTGACATCGGCATCGCCGACTGGGTCGACGCCGCTGTCGCCGCCGTGGACGCCGTCGCCGCGCCCGTGGTCGTCGTCGGTCACAGCGGCGGTGGCAACGTCGCCTGGGGCGTGGCCGATGCGCGGCCCGACCGCGTCTCGCGGGTGATATTCGTCGACACCGTACCGCCGCCGTCCGGATTCGGCATCAGCGAGTTCGAGATCGTGGACGGCGTCGTCCCGTTCCCCGGATGGGAGTTCTTCCCTGCGGAAGACGTCGACGACCTCGACGAGGCGACCCGTGCGCGCACCGCGCCGCTCACGCACAGCGTGCCAGCGCGCGTGCCCACCGATGAGATCGAGCTCGGCCCCGGTGCGCGGCACCGGGTGCCGGTGACGCTGCTCATGGGAGGTCTCGACCAGGAGACTCTCGAGTCCGAGCTCGAGCAGTGGGGGCCGTATGCCGAAGAGTTCCGTGCGATCGACGATGCCGAGGTCGTGCGCATCGGCTCAGGTCACTGGCCTCAGTTCTCGGTACCGAACAGACTCGCCGCGCTGCTCGATGCGGCGATCACCCGCCGATGA
- the serB gene encoding phosphoserine phosphatase SerB: MTAARFLVVLDADSTLIRNEVIELIADEVGRGAEVQAATEAAMRGEIDFATSLRSRVAALEGVPVSGFARVLARIEPTPGVRELTAAVHQRGGVVGVVSGGFHEILDDVAPELGVDRWRANRLEVVDGALAGRVDGEIVDAAVKAASLLEWADELGVPRHATIAIGDGANDLQMMAVAGLGLAFNAKPAVREAASLVIGPQDLSEVIALLP, from the coding sequence GTGACTGCCGCTCGATTCCTCGTCGTCCTCGATGCCGATTCCACCCTCATCCGCAATGAGGTGATCGAACTGATCGCCGACGAGGTGGGGCGCGGCGCCGAGGTGCAGGCAGCCACCGAAGCCGCGATGCGCGGCGAGATCGACTTCGCCACGAGCCTGCGCTCACGCGTCGCAGCTCTCGAAGGCGTTCCTGTCTCGGGTTTCGCTCGAGTGCTCGCCCGGATCGAGCCGACTCCGGGCGTGCGTGAGCTCACTGCCGCCGTGCATCAGCGCGGGGGTGTCGTCGGGGTCGTGTCAGGCGGATTCCACGAGATCCTCGACGATGTCGCACCGGAGCTCGGTGTCGACCGTTGGCGCGCCAATCGACTCGAGGTGGTCGACGGTGCTCTGGCGGGTCGGGTCGACGGCGAGATCGTCGATGCCGCTGTGAAGGCCGCCTCGCTGCTGGAGTGGGCGGACGAGCTCGGAGTGCCCCGCCACGCCACGATCGCCATCGGCGACGGAGCCAATGACCTGCAGATGATGGCGGTCGCGGGACTCGGACTGGCGTTCAACGCGAAGCCCGCCGTGCGCGAGGCTGCGAGCCTCGTCATCGGACCGCAGGATCTCTCCGAGGTCATCGCGCTGCTGCCCTAG
- the glgC gene encoding glucose-1-phosphate adenylyltransferase: MSAPKKIFGIILAGGEGKRLMPLTGDRAKPAVPFGGQYRLIDFAISNLINSGLRQIVVLTQYKSHSLDRHISQTWRMSALLDSYVTSVPAQQRLGKRWFSGSADAILQSLNLINDEKPDIVVVIGADHVYRMDFRQMLDAHIESGAKATVAGIRQPLAMASQFGVIDADTESGRIKQFLEKPTDIAGLEDSPHEVLASMGNYIFDADALIAAVEADGESPTSGHDMGGDIVPYFVDRGEAGYYDMKRNDVPGSSPRDRSYWRDVGTIDSFFDAHMDLISTLPIFNLYNMEWPIHSQAVNSPPAKFVRDSVGRIGNAIDSIVSLGSVLSGTHLERSVVGPWTLAGGGSTITDSVVFDGVRVGAGSRVHRAILDKNVVLADGATVGVDRERDLARGFTVTESGITVVGKGLFIDR, encoded by the coding sequence ATGTCCGCACCAAAGAAGATCTTCGGCATCATCCTCGCCGGCGGCGAGGGAAAGCGTCTCATGCCCCTCACGGGCGACCGAGCAAAACCTGCAGTGCCTTTCGGCGGACAGTATCGCTTGATCGATTTCGCGATATCGAACCTCATCAACTCGGGTCTGCGACAGATCGTCGTCCTCACGCAGTACAAGTCGCACAGCCTCGACCGTCACATCTCGCAGACCTGGCGCATGTCGGCGCTGCTCGACTCGTACGTCACCTCCGTGCCCGCGCAGCAGCGTCTCGGAAAGCGCTGGTTCTCCGGCTCGGCCGACGCGATCCTGCAGAGCCTCAACCTCATCAACGACGAGAAGCCCGACATCGTCGTGGTGATCGGTGCCGACCACGTCTATCGCATGGACTTCCGGCAGATGCTCGACGCGCACATCGAGTCGGGCGCGAAGGCCACCGTCGCCGGCATCCGCCAGCCGCTCGCGATGGCGTCTCAGTTCGGTGTGATCGACGCCGACACCGAGTCGGGCCGCATCAAGCAGTTCCTCGAGAAGCCGACCGACATCGCAGGGCTCGAGGACTCCCCTCACGAGGTGCTCGCCTCGATGGGCAACTACATCTTCGACGCCGACGCGCTGATCGCCGCGGTCGAGGCAGACGGCGAGTCCCCCACCTCCGGTCATGACATGGGCGGCGACATCGTGCCGTACTTCGTCGATCGAGGCGAGGCCGGCTACTACGACATGAAGCGCAACGACGTCCCGGGGTCCTCCCCGCGCGACCGCTCCTACTGGCGTGACGTGGGCACCATCGACTCCTTCTTCGACGCGCACATGGACCTGATCTCCACGCTGCCGATCTTCAACCTCTACAACATGGAGTGGCCCATCCACTCGCAGGCCGTGAACTCGCCGCCCGCGAAGTTCGTGCGAGACTCCGTCGGGCGTATCGGCAACGCGATCGACTCGATCGTGTCCCTCGGATCCGTGCTCTCGGGCACGCATCTCGAGCGCAGCGTCGTCGGCCCGTGGACTCTCGCCGGCGGCGGTTCGACCATCACCGATTCGGTCGTCTTCGACGGAGTGAGAGTCGGCGCCGGTTCCCGGGTGCATCGAGCCATCCTCGACAAGAACGTCGTGCTCGCCGACGGCGCGACCGTCGGCGTCGACCGCGAACGCGATCTCGCGCGAGGCTTCACCGTGACCGAATCCGGCATCACTGTGGTGGGCAAGGGGCTCTTCATCGATCGCTGA
- the glgA gene encoding glycogen synthase — MRVEMITKEYPPEIYGGAGVHVAELVTALRQNIDVQVRAFGSPRDEAGTFSYQAPSELASANAALQTLGTDLEIVAAISDADLVHSHTWYANFAGHLASQLHGIPHVLTAHSLEPLRPWKAEQLGGGYAVSSGIEKLAYENAAAVIAVSAGMREDILRSYPSVDPARVRVIHNGIDVERWRPVQNPAFLESVGMDPTRPSVVFVGRITRQKGLPYLLQAARLLPPEVQLILCAGAPDTPEIMAEVQEGVRLLQQTREGVIWIDRMLPRDELSAILTAATTFVCPSVYEPLGIVNLEAMACGAAVVGTATGGIPEVVDDGVTGRLVPIEQLQDGTGTPVDPERYVADLASVLTEVTSDPEQARAYGAAGRERARDEFSWDAIADTTRALYAELTA; from the coding sequence ATGCGCGTCGAGATGATCACGAAGGAATACCCGCCGGAGATTTACGGAGGTGCCGGTGTGCACGTCGCAGAGCTCGTCACGGCCCTGCGGCAGAATATCGATGTACAGGTTCGTGCCTTCGGTTCCCCCCGAGATGAGGCGGGTACTTTCTCCTATCAGGCCCCGTCGGAGTTGGCCTCGGCCAATGCCGCTCTGCAGACGCTCGGGACCGATCTCGAGATCGTGGCGGCCATCTCCGACGCCGACCTCGTGCACAGCCACACCTGGTACGCGAACTTCGCCGGACACCTCGCCTCGCAGCTGCACGGCATCCCTCACGTGCTCACCGCCCACAGTCTCGAGCCGCTGCGCCCCTGGAAGGCGGAGCAGCTCGGCGGGGGATACGCGGTGTCGAGCGGCATCGAGAAGCTCGCCTACGAGAACGCTGCGGCGGTGATCGCGGTCAGCGCCGGCATGCGCGAAGACATCCTGCGCAGCTATCCCTCCGTCGACCCCGCCCGGGTGCGTGTGATCCACAACGGCATCGACGTCGAGCGGTGGCGTCCGGTGCAGAACCCCGCGTTCCTCGAGTCGGTGGGCATGGACCCGACTCGACCGTCTGTCGTCTTCGTCGGTCGGATCACCCGTCAGAAGGGTCTGCCGTACCTCCTGCAGGCCGCTCGTCTGCTGCCGCCGGAGGTTCAGCTGATCCTCTGCGCCGGCGCACCCGACACCCCCGAGATCATGGCGGAGGTGCAGGAGGGCGTGCGGCTTCTCCAGCAGACCCGCGAGGGCGTCATCTGGATCGATCGGATGCTGCCGCGCGACGAGCTCTCGGCGATCCTCACAGCGGCCACGACCTTCGTATGCCCGTCGGTGTATGAACCGCTGGGGATCGTGAACCTCGAGGCCATGGCGTGCGGTGCCGCTGTCGTCGGCACGGCCACCGGGGGCATCCCCGAGGTCGTCGACGACGGCGTGACAGGGCGTCTCGTGCCGATCGAGCAGCTGCAGGACGGCACAGGGACGCCGGTCGACCCCGAGCGCTATGTCGCCGACCTCGCGAGCGTGCTCACCGAGGTGACGTCCGATCCGGAGCAGGCTCGCGCCTACGGCGCGGCCGGTCGGGAGCGCGCGCGCGACGAGTTCAGCTGGGATGCGATCGCCGACACCACGCGCGCGCTCTACGCGGAGCTGACCGCCTGA
- a CDS encoding ABC transporter ATP-binding protein produces the protein MSIALEFTDVVVRREGRDIIDHVTWQVDDDQRWVILGPNGAGKTTLLQLADTLMHPTSGAVTVLGETLGRTDVFELRPRIGFASSAMAKRVPRDETVLNTVLTAAYSVLGRWNENYEDIDERRALRVLGDWRLDHLADRTFGTLSDGEQKRVQIARAVMTDPELLLLDEPTASLDLGSREELLALLSGYASSPTTPAMLMVTHHVEEIPVGFTHVLLMREGRIVAAGPIAETLTADTLTETFGMPIVLSSDEGRYAARAAS, from the coding sequence ATGTCGATCGCCTTGGAATTCACCGACGTCGTCGTGCGCCGCGAGGGGCGCGACATCATCGATCACGTGACCTGGCAGGTCGACGATGATCAGCGGTGGGTGATCCTCGGACCCAACGGCGCCGGCAAGACCACACTGCTCCAGCTGGCGGACACGCTGATGCACCCGACCTCCGGAGCCGTCACCGTGCTGGGGGAGACCCTCGGTCGAACCGACGTGTTCGAACTGCGCCCCCGCATCGGCTTCGCCTCGTCGGCGATGGCGAAGCGCGTGCCGCGCGACGAGACCGTCCTGAACACGGTGCTCACGGCGGCGTACTCCGTTCTGGGGCGCTGGAACGAGAACTACGAGGACATCGACGAGCGCCGCGCGCTGCGGGTGCTCGGCGACTGGCGTCTCGACCACCTGGCTGATCGCACGTTCGGAACCCTGAGCGACGGCGAGCAGAAGCGCGTCCAGATCGCCCGGGCCGTGATGACCGACCCCGAGCTGCTGCTGCTCGACGAGCCGACGGCCTCGCTCGACCTCGGTTCGCGCGAGGAGCTGCTCGCGCTCCTGAGCGGCTATGCCTCGTCGCCGACGACACCCGCGATGCTGATGGTCACGCATCACGTCGAGGAGATCCCGGTCGGTTTCACGCACGTGCTGCTCATGCGCGAGGGGCGCATCGTGGCAGCCGGACCCATCGCCGAGACCCTGACCGCCGATACGCTGACCGAGACGTTCGGAATGCCGATCGTTCTGAGCAGCGACGAGGGCCGCTACGCGGCCCGCGCGGCATCCTGA
- a CDS encoding type B 50S ribosomal protein L31, giving the protein MKTDIHPVYKAVVFRDLGSGETFLTRSTVSSDKTIELDGVEYPVIDVEISSASHPFYTGKQRIMDSAGRVEKFNQRFKGFGGSSK; this is encoded by the coding sequence ATGAAGACTGACATTCACCCCGTGTACAAGGCAGTCGTGTTCCGCGACCTCGGCTCGGGCGAGACGTTCCTCACCCGTTCGACTGTCTCCAGCGACAAGACGATCGAGCTCGACGGCGTCGAGTACCCCGTCATCGACGTCGAGATCTCGTCGGCATCGCACCCGTTCTACACGGGCAAGCAGCGCATCATGGACTCGGCCGGCCGCGTCGAGAAGTTCAACCAGCGCTTCAAGGGCTTCGGCGGATCGAGCAAGTAA
- a CDS encoding alpha/beta fold hydrolase has translation MTTTIRRLLDLTVEEHTLTVPLVWGDPTDTRTIDIFARVVTREGGERLPFLVFLQGGPGHEAPRPFHSSTSPAWLDEALAHYRVVMLDQRGTGLSTPVGDADLERGSAAVAEYLTHLRADAIVRDCEAMREHLSAETWSVLGQSFGGFTTLAYLSTDSDSLADVFITGGLSTVDRHPDEVYALCYDKMRAASERYYRRFPEHRDVMRRLVDQAAAGEIVLPDGEVVSPSRLRSVGSALGTNDGWQTVWSLLERDPASNAFRHDLMHAMPYGGRNPLYFAFHESSYASGHATRWSAERTEPQDFRDDVTLFTGEHIRREWTETVPAFQPWRDVTLALADFEWPRIYNEVAIAASGATGAAAVYVNDVYVPMEFSLETARLLPGVELWVTSEHEHNGVRSGPVLTHLIDLAHGRRIR, from the coding sequence ATGACGACAACCATCCGCCGCCTCCTCGACCTGACAGTCGAAGAGCACACACTGACCGTCCCGCTCGTGTGGGGAGATCCGACAGACACCCGCACGATCGACATCTTCGCGCGGGTCGTCACACGAGAAGGAGGCGAACGCCTCCCCTTTCTGGTCTTCCTGCAGGGCGGGCCGGGCCACGAGGCCCCTCGGCCGTTCCACTCGTCGACGTCCCCCGCCTGGCTCGACGAGGCCCTCGCGCACTATCGGGTCGTGATGCTCGACCAGCGAGGCACCGGACTCTCGACGCCGGTCGGCGATGCCGATCTCGAGCGCGGCTCCGCTGCGGTCGCCGAGTACCTCACGCATCTGCGCGCCGATGCGATCGTCCGCGACTGCGAGGCGATGCGCGAGCACCTCAGCGCGGAGACGTGGAGCGTGCTCGGCCAGTCCTTCGGGGGATTCACGACCCTGGCCTACCTGTCCACCGATTCGGACTCGCTCGCCGATGTCTTCATCACCGGCGGACTCAGCACCGTCGACCGGCACCCCGACGAGGTCTACGCGCTCTGCTACGACAAGATGCGCGCCGCCTCCGAGCGGTATTACCGTCGGTTCCCCGAGCACCGAGACGTCATGCGCCGCCTGGTCGATCAGGCCGCGGCAGGCGAGATCGTGCTTCCCGACGGCGAAGTGGTCTCGCCGTCACGGCTGCGCTCCGTGGGCTCGGCGCTCGGCACGAATGACGGGTGGCAGACCGTATGGTCGCTGCTCGAGCGCGATCCCGCGTCGAACGCGTTCCGCCATGATCTGATGCACGCCATGCCGTACGGTGGCCGCAACCCGCTCTACTTCGCGTTCCACGAATCGAGCTACGCGAGCGGGCACGCCACACGCTGGTCGGCGGAACGCACAGAGCCGCAGGACTTCCGCGACGACGTCACACTGTTCACGGGCGAGCACATCCGCCGCGAATGGACCGAGACCGTGCCCGCCTTCCAGCCGTGGCGAGACGTCACGCTCGCGCTGGCGGACTTCGAGTGGCCCCGGATCTACAACGAGGTCGCGATCGCCGCCTCCGGTGCGACGGGCGCTGCCGCCGTCTATGTGAACGACGTCTATGTCCCGATGGAGTTCTCACTCGAGACCGCACGCCTGCTGCCCGGCGTCGAGCTCTGGGTGACCAGTGAGCACGAGCACAACGGCGTGCGCTCCGGCCCTGTGCTGACGCACCTCATCGACCTCGCGCACGGACGACGCATCCGCTGA
- a CDS encoding DUF262 domain-containing protein, whose translation MSTATNVEATAVNTIEWLAEDSTTIVVPVYQRQYRWDIGGCEQLLSDVRAVAREDSSHRHFIGSILSAADDSEADTDLVLIDGQQRITTLMLLVAALRHAVQDSDPLLAADLDRVLVRPDDPDRTKLRPHDAWAELYESVVLERDVQAERESRFDDNYAFFRSQVHADEAPQIWAGLKKLEHVSITLGADANAQQIFESLNSTGEPLRDHELIHNYMLMGLTHAEQLDVEARFWLPIEQHTGETIGAFWRHYLVMTTGREVAANGEHGVYSAFRQSFPRVDLDHLQADAEVWRHYAEIYGILLDPSLEHDPEIARQLRYVNTFGRAAYPLVLSVYSDHSRGLIGRDELVETLEWIQAMYLRRTLVNLPNERLVARLCRARANGREALARAFARITPSDERVSAVLKYSELPHPAYVLGRLEGVDDPDEFDVEHIVPTVPSDSWSGDGERPWIDYSDDERNAHRALAPTLGNLTLLEQSLAQRVFGESYSVKRDAAYARSSVPETSALAATETWGTAAISQRTIRLTADLLRIWARPALPEIDDDGLTPILDAVRRRGWPAGWEREFEYVEYRGERWEVFDVKHLFNRVFRRAWTDTRDAAVSYCATHGGPIYDSMAWKGQWDQLDDTHHLYMGWDSNYMMNAVQGALDEADIASEVFVKYSYIGNVM comes from the coding sequence ATGAGCACTGCGACCAACGTCGAGGCGACAGCTGTCAACACGATCGAGTGGCTCGCAGAGGACTCCACGACCATCGTCGTGCCGGTGTACCAGCGTCAGTACAGGTGGGACATCGGCGGCTGCGAGCAGCTGCTCTCCGACGTCCGGGCCGTCGCCCGTGAAGACTCGTCGCACCGTCACTTCATCGGGTCGATCCTCTCGGCCGCCGACGACAGCGAGGCCGACACCGACCTCGTGCTGATCGACGGCCAGCAGCGCATCACGACGCTGATGCTGCTGGTCGCAGCGCTCCGGCATGCGGTTCAGGACTCCGATCCCCTGCTCGCCGCCGATCTCGACCGGGTGCTCGTGCGCCCGGACGACCCCGATCGCACCAAGCTGCGCCCTCACGACGCGTGGGCCGAGCTGTACGAGTCCGTGGTGCTGGAGCGCGATGTCCAGGCAGAGCGCGAATCGCGGTTCGATGACAATTACGCGTTCTTCCGCAGCCAGGTGCACGCCGACGAGGCGCCGCAGATCTGGGCGGGGCTGAAGAAGCTCGAGCACGTCTCGATCACCCTCGGCGCCGACGCGAACGCGCAGCAGATCTTCGAGAGCCTGAACTCCACCGGCGAGCCGCTGCGCGATCACGAGCTCATCCACAACTACATGCTGATGGGGTTGACCCACGCCGAGCAGCTCGACGTCGAGGCGCGGTTCTGGCTCCCGATCGAGCAGCACACCGGTGAGACCATCGGCGCATTCTGGCGGCACTACCTCGTGATGACGACGGGGCGCGAGGTGGCGGCCAACGGCGAGCACGGTGTCTACAGCGCGTTCCGACAGTCCTTCCCCCGCGTCGACCTCGATCACCTGCAGGCGGATGCCGAGGTCTGGCGCCACTACGCCGAGATCTACGGCATCCTGCTCGACCCGTCTCTCGAGCACGACCCCGAGATCGCTCGGCAGCTGCGATACGTGAACACCTTCGGCCGCGCAGCCTATCCGCTGGTCCTCAGCGTCTACAGCGATCACAGCCGCGGGCTCATCGGCCGCGACGAGCTCGTCGAGACGCTCGAGTGGATCCAGGCGATGTATCTGCGGCGCACGCTCGTGAACCTGCCCAACGAGCGACTCGTGGCCCGCCTCTGCCGAGCGCGCGCGAACGGAAGAGAGGCACTGGCTCGAGCGTTCGCCCGGATCACGCCGTCGGACGAGCGCGTCAGCGCCGTGCTGAAGTACAGCGAGCTGCCGCATCCGGCCTATGTCCTCGGGCGGCTCGAGGGAGTCGACGACCCTGACGAGTTCGATGTGGAGCACATCGTGCCCACAGTCCCCAGCGACAGCTGGTCGGGCGACGGCGAGCGTCCGTGGATCGACTACTCGGACGACGAGCGCAATGCGCATCGCGCGCTCGCCCCGACACTCGGCAATCTCACTCTGCTCGAGCAGTCCCTCGCGCAGCGGGTCTTCGGAGAGTCGTACTCCGTGAAACGGGACGCGGCGTATGCTCGCAGCTCCGTCCCCGAGACCAGTGCACTCGCTGCCACGGAGACGTGGGGAACGGCGGCCATCTCTCAGCGCACGATCCGGCTCACCGCCGATCTGCTGAGGATCTGGGCACGCCCCGCACTGCCCGAGATCGACGACGACGGGCTCACTCCCATCCTCGATGCGGTGCGCCGGCGCGGGTGGCCGGCCGGATGGGAGCGCGAGTTCGAGTATGTCGAGTACCGCGGAGAGCGCTGGGAGGTCTTCGACGTCAAACACCTCTTCAACCGTGTCTTCCGTCGCGCATGGACGGACACCCGCGATGCCGCCGTGTCGTACTGCGCCACCCACGGCGGCCCGATCTACGACTCGATGGCCTGGAAGGGGCAGTGGGATCAGCTGGACGACACCCACCACCTCTACATGGGCTGGGATTCGAACTACATGATGAACGCAGTGCAGGGCGCGCTCGACGAGGCGGACATCGCCTCGGAGGTCTTCGTCAAGTACTCCTACATCGGGAATGTGATGTGA
- a CDS encoding DUF3145 domain-containing protein has translation MATAYARGVVFIHSAPRALCPHLEWAVGRAIGRAVNFDWSDQPVLDGARRAEFYWDGPVGTGAALATAIRGWEHLRFEVTEDPTPRSDGGRWLHTPDLGIHYAQTDAAGNIVVGEDRIRYAMEIAAGSATELQRELDIALGSAWDEELEPFRHASDDARVVWLHKVG, from the coding sequence ATGGCGACGGCTTACGCACGCGGAGTGGTGTTCATCCACTCTGCACCTCGCGCGCTCTGCCCGCACCTGGAATGGGCGGTCGGTCGCGCTATCGGTCGCGCAGTGAACTTCGACTGGAGCGACCAGCCGGTGCTCGACGGCGCTCGACGCGCCGAGTTCTACTGGGACGGCCCGGTCGGCACGGGTGCCGCTCTTGCAACCGCGATCCGCGGGTGGGAGCATCTCCGTTTCGAGGTCACCGAGGATCCCACACCCCGCAGCGACGGCGGACGCTGGCTGCACACGCCCGACCTCGGCATCCACTATGCGCAGACGGATGCCGCGGGAAACATCGTCGTGGGCGAGGACCGCATCCGCTATGCGATGGAGATCGCCGCAGGCAGCGCGACCGAGCTGCAGCGTGAGCTCGACATCGCGCTCGGCTCCGCCTGGGACGAGGAGCTGGAGCCGTTCCGTCACGCGAGCGACGACGCCCGCGTGGTGTGGCTGCACAAGGTCGGCTAG
- the yczR gene encoding MocR-like transcription factor YczR — MTSRLVQQLGAHNVAGATAKALAEHIRALILDGRLTVGERLPSERSLAIELRRSRSTTTRVYDLLERDGYVSRLHGGGTRVTLPHTAAPAGGAADESAIDLSIASMDSTPGLYDATVRSLPRLAAMRGTSGYSLQGLPELREAVAQRFIERGVPTDADEIMITSGALNAFNLVLASIGRRGERALVEQPTFPHALEALHRHGYRLLPTPVDVTGWDEGHLTDTLLRGRPHLAYLIPDFHNPTGATLSDAERTRIAATARSVGTHLIVDETTAELDIDRDWTPLPFSAFSPHVITVGSMSKIAWGGMRIGWIRADRSVMTRLLATRPSFELGTALLEQCIAVELLQEMPALTAHVATRLYAGREAVAAGLGSFETISMPPTRGGLSAWLDLGAPVSTALSLAARAHGLILPPGPRFSTGGVLERRLRIPITLPPERTAEAMGRLRLAWEDVMTGGRAAGAEMPRSAVI; from the coding sequence ATGACCTCACGGCTCGTCCAGCAGCTCGGTGCCCACAACGTCGCCGGCGCCACAGCCAAGGCCCTCGCGGAGCACATCCGCGCATTGATCCTCGACGGTCGACTCACCGTGGGCGAGCGGCTGCCGAGCGAGCGATCGCTCGCGATCGAGCTGCGGCGGTCGCGTTCCACCACGACCCGTGTCTACGACCTCCTCGAGCGCGACGGCTACGTCTCTCGTCTGCACGGGGGCGGCACTCGCGTCACTCTGCCGCACACCGCGGCCCCGGCCGGCGGCGCAGCAGACGAGTCGGCCATCGACCTGTCGATCGCGTCGATGGATTCGACGCCTGGGCTGTACGACGCGACAGTGCGGTCACTCCCTCGGCTCGCTGCCATGCGCGGCACCAGCGGCTATTCACTGCAAGGGCTCCCCGAGCTGCGGGAGGCTGTCGCGCAGCGCTTCATCGAGCGCGGAGTGCCGACCGATGCGGACGAGATCATGATCACGTCCGGCGCGCTCAACGCGTTCAATCTGGTGCTCGCCTCGATCGGCCGGCGGGGCGAGCGCGCGCTCGTCGAGCAGCCCACCTTCCCGCATGCGCTCGAGGCGCTCCACCGCCACGGGTACCGACTGCTGCCGACGCCGGTCGATGTGACGGGATGGGACGAGGGCCATCTCACCGACACCCTGCTGCGCGGACGCCCCCACCTCGCGTACCTGATCCCCGACTTCCACAATCCCACGGGGGCCACGCTCTCCGACGCCGAGCGGACACGCATCGCGGCCACGGCACGGAGCGTCGGCACACACCTGATCGTCGATGAGACGACCGCCGAGCTCGACATCGATCGCGACTGGACCCCGCTTCCCTTCTCCGCCTTCAGCCCGCATGTGATCACCGTCGGCTCCATGTCGAAGATCGCCTGGGGAGGCATGCGCATCGGCTGGATCCGGGCGGACCGCTCGGTCATGACCCGTCTGCTCGCCACCCGTCCCTCGTTCGAGCTCGGCACCGCGCTGCTCGAACAGTGCATCGCCGTCGAGCTGCTGCAGGAGATGCCGGCGCTCACCGCGCATGTCGCGACACGCCTGTATGCCGGCCGCGAAGCCGTGGCGGCAGGACTCGGCTCCTTCGAGACCATCTCCATGCCGCCCACGAGAGGCGGACTCTCCGCCTGGCTCGACCTCGGCGCCCCCGTGTCGACCGCCCTGTCGCTGGCCGCGCGTGCTCACGGACTGATCCTTCCGCCGGGGCCGCGGTTCTCGACGGGCGGCGTGCTCGAGAGGCGCCTGCGCATTCCGATCACCCTGCCGCCTGAGCGCACCGCCGAGGCGATGGGGCGACTGAGACTCGCGTGGGAGGACGTCATGACGGGGGGCCGCGCGGCCGGGGCCGAGATGCCACGCTCGGCCGTGATCTGA